Proteins encoded by one window of Candidatus Saccharibacteria bacterium:
- the gmd gene encoding GDP-mannose 4,6-dehydratase: MAQAKRALITGITGQDGTYLAELLVKKGYKVYGLIRGQNNPKQAMIEELLPEIELLEGDLGDMSSLVSAVEYCQPDEVYNLGAISFVAFSFKQPEVTGNITGLGALRLLEAIRIVDGGKGKIRYYQASTSELFGKVREVPQTEETPFHPRSPYGVAKAYAHYMTINYRESYNLHASCGILFNHESPRRGLEFVTRKITNSVARIKLGLQKEITLGNLDSKRDWGFAGDYVEGMWLMMQQKKPDDYVLATGETHSIKEFLTVAFKEVGINNWKPYVKQDPRFMRPAEVELLIGSPEKAKKKLGWKPKVGFEELVKMMVNSDLQQTESKIIGKAVK, from the coding sequence ATGGCACAAGCAAAACGAGCACTAATCACGGGCATTACTGGTCAGGATGGAACCTACTTGGCTGAGTTGCTAGTAAAAAAGGGCTACAAGGTATACGGTCTAATCCGGGGCCAGAATAACCCCAAGCAAGCCATGATAGAGGAGCTATTGCCTGAGATTGAGCTACTCGAGGGGGATCTGGGAGATATGAGCTCTTTAGTTTCGGCGGTTGAATACTGCCAACCAGACGAAGTGTACAATCTGGGCGCAATTAGTTTTGTAGCATTTTCTTTTAAACAGCCCGAGGTGACCGGAAATATTACAGGACTAGGAGCCCTTCGTCTATTAGAGGCCATCAGAATAGTGGATGGTGGCAAAGGAAAAATTCGTTATTATCAGGCATCAACAAGTGAGCTGTTTGGCAAAGTTCGCGAAGTGCCCCAAACCGAAGAGACGCCCTTCCACCCTCGCAGCCCTTATGGCGTCGCGAAAGCTTATGCCCACTACATGACTATAAATTACAGAGAAAGCTACAATCTACATGCCAGCTGCGGCATACTCTTTAACCATGAGTCGCCACGTCGTGGGCTAGAGTTTGTAACCCGCAAAATAACTAACTCGGTTGCAAGAATAAAGCTTGGCCTGCAAAAGGAAATAACACTTGGGAATTTAGACTCAAAGCGAGATTGGGGTTTTGCAGGAGATTACGTTGAAGGTATGTGGCTCATGATGCAGCAGAAAAAGCCAGATGATTACGTCCTGGCAACCGGAGAAACCCATTCGATAAAAGAGTTCCTCACAGTAGCCTTCAAAGAGGTTGGTATTAACAATTGGAAACCATATGTTAAGCAAGATCCGCGCTTTATGCGGCCGGCCGAAGTTGAGCTGCTAATTGGCAGCCCTGAAAAAGCAAAGAAAAAGCTTGGCTGGAAACCAAAAGTCGGTTTTGAAGAGTTAGTTAAGATGATGGTTAACTCAGACTTACAGCAAACTGAAAGCAAAATTATTGGCAAGGCGGTCAAATAG
- a CDS encoding glycosyltransferase family 4 protein, which produces MNSSKPVKVEFICGSYPPIKDGVGYYMQRLSQHLKVDHKIITSVGAEKTAITEPFVGNWRQGVAKKIAMQVKKDQANLIHMQYSSVKFGRTLGSTLIPKEVSKQLKLPVVVTSHEYHDASWLGRKRVEVLIKPVEDVIVSNQADYKVLSRRFPRKNFYVVPIGSNIEVAKFSDGQLNDLKSKYNPGHKKLILTWGLLDQNKGVDKLVEAVSRVGSSAKLLISSGYNPKDQYHKELNKQIAHTSADIDWLGYLSDSEISGLLQICDIVALPFNQPVSLRRGSVLAALAHGKPVITTGPSQDKLLQDRKNCYLLANNKPYTIELAINDLLNDPKLSKLLASGAHELAAHFDWNNIAKLHESIYKQILSRR; this is translated from the coding sequence ATGAACAGCAGCAAACCAGTTAAAGTTGAATTTATATGCGGCTCGTATCCGCCAATTAAAGATGGGGTGGGCTATTATATGCAACGGCTTAGCCAGCATCTAAAAGTAGACCACAAGATAATAACCTCTGTAGGTGCAGAGAAAACGGCTATTACCGAACCGTTTGTAGGTAATTGGCGACAGGGCGTGGCCAAGAAAATAGCTATGCAGGTAAAAAAGGACCAGGCAAACCTTATCCACATGCAGTATTCATCGGTTAAATTTGGCCGCACCTTGGGCTCAACTCTGATACCCAAAGAGGTGTCCAAGCAGCTTAAACTGCCAGTTGTTGTTACTTCACATGAGTATCACGATGCCAGTTGGCTTGGCCGAAAGCGAGTTGAGGTTTTAATAAAACCAGTTGAGGATGTAATAGTTTCTAACCAAGCTGATTACAAGGTGCTTTCAAGACGATTTCCACGCAAGAATTTCTATGTAGTGCCAATTGGCAGCAATATTGAGGTGGCTAAGTTTAGCGATGGCCAGCTAAATGACTTAAAATCTAAGTATAATCCTGGCCACAAAAAGTTAATTCTTACCTGGGGCCTGCTCGATCAGAACAAAGGGGTAGATAAGTTAGTCGAGGCCGTGTCCAGGGTTGGCTCAAGCGCTAAGCTATTAATTTCGTCTGGCTACAATCCAAAAGACCAATATCATAAAGAACTAAACAAGCAAATTGCTCATACCAGTGCCGATATTGATTGGCTGGGGTACTTGAGCGATAGCGAGATCTCGGGGTTGCTTCAGATATGCGATATTGTGGCCCTGCCCTTTAACCAGCCAGTTAGTTTGCGACGGGGCAGTGTACTGGCCGCTCTAGCTCATGGCAAGCCAGTGATTACAACCGGCCCTAGCCAAGACAAATTACTTCAAGACAGAAAAAACTGTTACTTATTGGCCAATAACAAGCCTTACACAATTGAGCTAGCTATTAACGATTTGTTGAATGACCCAAAATTGTCTAAACTATTAGCAAGCGGTGCCCATGAGCTGGCGGCGCATTTTGACTGGAACAATATAGCCAAGCTACATGAATCAATTTATAAACAAATTTTATCTCGACGCTAG
- a CDS encoding O-antigen ligase family protein gives MNQFINKFYLDARKHPDKYLLALLAFLLPFERIPSFSFAGVTLRPSLFIGGLIILRAIWFVMKFKKFKPNSLMVPLALFVLWLFILIPGSINHMRATQVFIFTLYTSALAVSVGIIYQKQYLAAIIKGLFAGAAATSLFAIFQYFGDLYGLPQTVTGLATRYKWNLFGYARPQATALEPLYFASYLLLPIAVVVSILLFGSYKKSRLLWGLLFLFSLPLFLTVSRGGLLGYIGLALTLVVIYACMPKHRSGKIWPTLAIMLGAYLCSILIITVFHKPIEDTQSKNTGSGSYVSHVTDINENSDSRAMSRALAIDLIKKYPIMGIGPGQFGPATNNNQQAYFGWPIVNNEPLELLAETGVVGFALLLSFFGALVWAAVRILQTKKWQPEHIVVLALLGYLTAQAIQYQTFSTLYVIQLWFAVGLLLGVVGFKAKTNEK, from the coding sequence ATGAATCAATTTATAAACAAATTTTATCTCGACGCTAGGAAACACCCCGATAAGTACTTGTTAGCGCTGTTAGCATTTCTTTTGCCATTTGAGCGCATACCATCATTTTCATTTGCTGGGGTTACTCTAAGACCTAGCTTGTTTATTGGCGGTTTAATCATTTTGCGGGCAATTTGGTTCGTTATGAAATTCAAAAAGTTTAAGCCAAATAGTCTGATGGTGCCACTAGCGCTGTTTGTGCTTTGGCTGTTTATTTTAATCCCAGGCTCTATCAACCATATGCGGGCCACCCAAGTGTTTATATTTACTCTATACACCTCTGCGCTGGCAGTGTCGGTTGGCATTATCTACCAAAAACAGTACCTAGCTGCAATAATAAAAGGCTTGTTTGCGGGTGCAGCCGCGACATCGCTGTTTGCTATCTTTCAATATTTTGGTGATCTCTATGGCCTGCCCCAAACGGTTACTGGGTTGGCTACCCGCTACAAATGGAACCTGTTTGGCTATGCCAGACCTCAAGCAACGGCGTTAGAGCCGCTCTATTTTGCTTCTTATCTGTTGCTGCCCATAGCAGTAGTTGTTTCGATATTGCTGTTTGGCAGTTATAAAAAATCGCGATTACTTTGGGGTTTGCTGTTTTTGTTTTCCTTGCCATTATTTCTAACTGTGTCGCGCGGTGGGCTACTTGGGTATATCGGATTGGCACTAACCCTCGTGGTTATATATGCATGCATGCCAAAACACCGTTCTGGTAAGATCTGGCCAACCCTTGCTATTATGTTGGGTGCCTATTTGTGCTCGATCTTAATAATTACTGTTTTTCACAAGCCCATAGAAGACACCCAGAGCAAAAATACTGGTTCTGGCTCATATGTAAGCCATGTTACTGATATCAACGAGAACTCCGACTCACGGGCCATGAGCCGCGCACTTGCGATAGATTTAATAAAGAAATACCCGATTATGGGAATTGGGCCAGGTCAATTTGGACCCGCTACAAATAATAACCAACAAGCCTACTTTGGTTGGCCAATTGTCAACAATGAGCCGCTAGAGCTTCTGGCCGAAACCGGAGTGGTGGGATTTGCACTGTTGCTGAGTTTTTTTGGAGCCCTGGTTTGGGCGGCAGTGCGAATATTGCAAACTAAAAAGTGGCAGCCCGAACACATAGTGGTGTTGGCTTTGTTGGGTTACCTGACAGCCCAAGCTATTCAATATCAGACATTCTCAACTCTCTACGTAATTCAGCTCTGGTTTGCGGTAGGGTTGCTGCTGGGTGTTGTTGGGTTTAAAGCCAAAACCAACGAAAAATAA